From a region of the Panicum virgatum strain AP13 chromosome 2K, P.virgatum_v5, whole genome shotgun sequence genome:
- the LOC120678904 gene encoding probable xyloglucan endotransglucosylase/hydrolase protein 28, with protein MASGASSSPPLPVLSLAAVVVVLLLLAARGGATPPHPLRGVRPLAFDEGYAQIFGSSNLALLRDGRRVRLALDESTGAGFASQDLFLHGFFSAAIKLPADYAAGVVVAFYLSNGDVYEKTHDELDFEFLGNVRGREWRVQTNVYGNGSTHAGREERYDLPFDPTDDFHHYSILWTSQRIIFYVDETPIREVVRTAAMGAAFPSKPMSLYATIWDGSTWATLGGRYRVNYRYAPFVAEFADLVIRGCAGDPAERDPHSAAAAACEARAGLEALAVPAERRAAMAAFRRAHTSYSYCHDRRRYPVALAECGAAALLPGRMFGPDGMRQHGRRARRGGRRVGAQDDAM; from the exons ATGGCGTCCGGCGCGTCGTCGTCTCCCCCGCTGCCGGTGCTCTCGCTCGCcgcggtcgtcgtcgtcctcctcctcctcgcggcgcgcggcggggccacgccgccgcacccgcTCCGCGGCGTGCGCCCGCTCGCCTTCGACGAGGGGTACGCCCAGATCTTCGGCAGCAGCAACCTCGCGCTCCTCCGCGacggccgccgcgtccgcctCGCCCTCGACGAGTCCACCG GCGCCGGGTTCGCGTCGCAGGACCTGTTCCTCCACGGCTTCTTCAGCGCCGCCATCAAGCTGCCCGCCGACTACGCCGCGGGCGTCGTCGTCGCGTTCTAC CTGTCGAACGGCGACGTGTACGAGAAGACCCACGACGAGCTGGACTTCGAGTTCCTGGGCAACGTGCGGGGGCGCGAGTGGCGGGTGCAGACCAACGTCTACGGCAACGGCAGCACCCACGCCGGCCGGGAGGAGCGCTacgacctccccttcgacccCACCGACGACTTCCACCACTACTCCATCCTCTGGACCAGCCAACGCATCAT ATTCTACGTGGACGAGACCCCGATCCGGGAGGTGGTGcggacggcggccatgggcgcGGCGTTCCCGTCCAAGCCCATGTCTTTGTACGCCACCATCTGGGACGGCTCCACCTGGGCCACGCTGGGCGGCCGGTACCGCGTCAACTACCGGTACGCGCCGTTTGTGGCCGAGTTCGCCGACCTCGTCATCCGGGGCtgcgccggcgaccccgccgaGCGCGACCCCCactcggcggccgcggcggcgtgcgaggCGCGCGCCGGGCTGGAGGCCCTCGCCGTGCCcgcggagcggcgcgcggccatggcggcgttccggcgcgCCCACACCTCCTACTCCTACTGCCACGACCGGCGGCGGTACCCCGTGGCCCTGGCGgagtgcggcgcggcggcgctcctcccGGGCCGCATGTTCGGCCCCGACGGCATGAGGCAACACGGCcggcgcgcccgccgcggcggtcGCCGCGTCGGCGCCCAGGACGACGCCATGTGA